The DNA region GCCGACGATCTCGGCCAGCTCCTTGGTGATGGCAGCTTGGCGGGTCTTGTTATAGACCAGGGTGAGTTCATCGATGACGGTGCCGGCATTGTCCGAGGCGGCCTTCATGGCCACCATGCGCGCGGATTGTTCGGAGGCCATGTTCTCGGAGAGCGCTTGATAGATGATGGCCTCGATGTAGCGGGTGAGGGCTTGATCCAGCACCAGCTTCGCGTCGGGTTCGTAGATGTAATCCCAGTTGCCTTCAGGGGCGCCCAGCGTCTCTCCTGAAAGCGGGAGCAATTGCTCCATCACCGGCTCTTGCTTCATGGTGTTGATGAACTTGGTGTAGAAAATCATCAGCCGGTCGAAGCGGTCGTTGGTGTAGCCATCGAGCATGACCTTCACGGCACCGATCAACTTGTCCATCTGCGGCCGGTCGCCCAGGCCGGTGACGTTGGACACGATGTTGGCTCCCAGGCGCTGCATGAAGCCCATGCCCTTGTTGCCGATACAGCTGACTTCCATCTCCTCGCCTTGCGACTCCCACTCTTTGTATTGATTGAGCGCCAGGCGCAGCACGTTGGTGTTCAAGCCACCACACAATCCTTTGTCGGTGGTGATGACGATCATCCCCACGCGCTTGACCGTGTCCCGCGCTACCAAGAAAGGATGGCGGTATTCAGGATTGGCGTGGGAAATGTGGGCGGCCACATTGCGAATTTTCTCGGCGTAGGGGCGCCCGGCGCGCATGCGCTCCTGCGCCTTGCGCATCTTGGAGGCCGCGACCATTTCCATGGCCTTGGTGATCTTGCGCGTGTTTTGCACGCTCTTGATCTTGGTCCGTATCTCTTTTGAGCTTGGCATGGCCGTGTCGAATTAGAACGAGCCGTTCTTCTTCCAGTCCTTGATGGCGTCGTGGAGTTTCTTCTCGTCGTCCGCGGAAAGGTCCTTGGTGGACTCGATGCGGTTGACGAGATCGGCGTACTTGCTCTTGCAGTACTCGCGCAACGAACGATCCGCGGCCAGCGCCTTTTTCACATCGACGTCATCGAAGTAGCCGTTATTCACACCGAATAGCGTCAACGCCATCTCCCATACAGCGAGCGGCTGATACTGGGGCTGCTTCATGAGTTCCGTCACGAGCCGGCCGCGCTCCAATTGTTTGCGAGTGGCTTCGTCGAGATCGGAGGCAAACTGCGCAAAGGCCGCGAGTTCGCGATACTGCGCCAACGCTAGACGCACGCCGCCGCCCAGCTTCTTGATGACTTTCGTCTGCGCGGCACCGCCCACGCGAGACACCGAAACCCCGGCGTTGATGGCGGGACGAATACCCGCGTTGAATAAATCGGTTTCCAAAAAGATCTGCCCGTCGGTGATGGAAATCACGTTCGTGGGCACGAAGGCGGACACGTCGCCAGCCTGGGTTTCGATAACTGGCAAAGCGGTAAGCGATCCTGTCTTACCCTTGACTTCACCCTTGGTAAAGCGCTCCACCCAGGCTTCGTTCACGCGCGCGGCGCGCTCCAACAGGCGGCTATGCAGATAAAAGACATCGCCCGGATAGGCTTC from Betaproteobacteria bacterium includes:
- the atpG gene encoding F0F1 ATP synthase subunit gamma, with translation MPSSKEIRTKIKSVQNTRKITKAMEMVAASKMRKAQERMRAGRPYAEKIRNVAAHISHANPEYRHPFLVARDTVKRVGMIVITTDKGLCGGLNTNVLRLALNQYKEWESQGEEMEVSCIGNKGMGFMQRLGANIVSNVTGLGDRPQMDKLIGAVKVMLDGYTNDRFDRLMIFYTKFINTMKQEPVMEQLLPLSGETLGAPEGNWDYIYEPDAKLVLDQALTRYIEAIIYQALSENMASEQSARMVAMKAASDNAGTVIDELTLVYNKTRQAAITKELAEIVGGAAAV